Within the Novosphingobium sp. SL115 genome, the region AAGGCTGCCCAGCATTGCGGCAGAGCCGGTGGAAAGGACGGCCCACACCTTCATCGCTGCCAGCAGCGCGGCTACGGCAATGCTGGCCATGGCGGCACGGCGGTTAAGGTCGGCGGCTGTTTTGTCCATGCGCACCTTTTAGGGGTAGAGCAGGCTGCTGGTCCAGCCGCCTGCGCCATCGGCAATGAAGCGGCGGCGTTCGTGCAGGCGATGATCGCGGTCCTGCCAGAATTCAATTGCCTTCGGGCTGACGCGATAGCCCGACCAATGCGCCGGGCGCGGCACATCCCCGTCGGGATACTGCGCCTGCAAAGCATCCACCCGATCAAGATAGACCTGCCGTGATGGCAATGGACGAGACTGGTCCGATGCGGCAGAGCCAAGGCGCGACAAAGGATGCCGACTGGCAAAATAGGCATCGGCTGCTGCTGTACTGACCTCAGCAATCGAGCCTTCGATACGGATTTGGCGCCGCAGCGATTTCCAGTGGAAC harbors:
- the pdxH gene encoding pyridoxamine 5'-phosphate oxidase, translating into MTSELIDDAIPHADPIAIFESWFALAQESEPNDPNAMALATATPEGLPSVRMVLLKGHGPEGFVFYTNFESRKGAELAANRHVALLFHWKSLRRQIRIEGSIAEVSTAAADAYFASRHPLSRLGSAASDQSRPLPSRQVYLDRVDALQAQYPDGDVPRPAHWSGYRVSPKAIEFWQDRDHRLHERRRFIADGAGGWTSSLLYP